One part of the Thiomicrospira cyclica ALM1 genome encodes these proteins:
- the nrdR gene encoding transcriptional regulator NrdR, with protein MHCPFCNTPETKVVDSRLAGEGNQIRRRRECLNCGERFTTYESAELSLPRIIKSDGNREKFDDAKLRQGLLKALEKRPVASDRIDDVIQQIIKRLMAEGAREVPASRIGEWVMSALRDLDPVAYVRFASVYRSFQDVEAFREEVEKLMALTAAKT; from the coding sequence ATGCATTGTCCTTTTTGTAATACGCCAGAAACAAAAGTGGTCGATTCACGCTTGGCGGGTGAAGGTAATCAAATTCGCCGTCGCCGTGAATGCCTTAACTGTGGTGAGCGTTTTACAACCTATGAATCGGCTGAGTTAAGTTTGCCGCGAATTATTAAATCAGATGGTAATCGCGAGAAATTTGACGATGCTAAATTGCGGCAAGGTTTACTGAAAGCCCTTGAAAAACGCCCAGTAGCCAGTGATCGTATTGATGATGTTATCCAGCAAATTATTAAACGTTTAATGGCTGAGGGTGCTCGTGAAGTGCCCGCGAGCCGTATTGGTGAATGGGTAATGAGTGCATTACGTGACTTAGACCCAGTTGCTTATGTTCGTTTTGCGTCTGTTTATCGCTCATTCCAAGATGTCGAGGCTTTTCGTGAGGAAGTTGAAAAGTTAATGGCTCTGACGGCTGCTAAAACCTAA
- the ribD gene encoding bifunctional diaminohydroxyphosphoribosylaminopyrimidine deaminase/5-amino-6-(5-phosphoribosylamino)uracil reductase RibD encodes MNRALDLASLGRLSTRPNPAVGCVLIKEGQLIGEGWHQRAGEPHAEVLALRMAGDRARGATAYVTLEPCSHFGKTPPCCNALITAGIKRVVIAMIDPNPRVSGRGIAALQESGIEVTQGVAMKRAQQLNKGFVSRMQRGRPNVSLKLATSVDAKVALANGQSQWITNALARAQGHLLRAQQCAIITGIASVITDDPRLTVRLDDSAFYAQGWSSAGRVEPMKVVVDSRLRIPLNAKLCQQADALIIYTTRATLCAQADKVAQLAAKGIKVHGVDCDPQHRVNLVSVLAHLASHYQCNNVMLESGGVLAGAMLSIDCVDEIHWFSAPLVLGQDAQSCFVTQTLTQLSQAPRLKLVEQTMLGDNIYSRYQLEKE; translated from the coding sequence ATGAATCGTGCGCTGGATCTTGCAAGTCTTGGTCGCTTATCAACCCGTCCTAATCCAGCTGTCGGTTGTGTTTTAATCAAAGAAGGCCAGCTGATTGGAGAGGGCTGGCATCAGCGTGCCGGTGAGCCTCATGCTGAAGTGTTAGCTCTTCGCATGGCCGGTGATAGAGCACGTGGTGCCACAGCCTATGTAACCCTAGAGCCCTGCTCGCATTTTGGAAAAACACCGCCTTGTTGCAATGCACTCATTACAGCCGGTATTAAACGGGTGGTAATTGCTATGATCGATCCCAATCCACGGGTTTCTGGGCGCGGTATTGCAGCACTTCAGGAGTCAGGCATTGAGGTCACCCAAGGCGTGGCAATGAAACGAGCACAACAACTTAACAAAGGCTTTGTCAGCCGGATGCAACGAGGGCGGCCTAATGTTAGTTTAAAGTTAGCCACGAGTGTTGATGCGAAGGTGGCCTTAGCTAACGGTCAAAGCCAATGGATTACCAATGCACTAGCAAGGGCGCAAGGTCATCTATTACGCGCGCAGCAATGTGCCATTATCACCGGGATTGCTAGTGTTATCACTGATGATCCTCGATTAACGGTGCGACTTGATGATTCGGCGTTTTATGCTCAGGGCTGGTCAAGTGCCGGTCGTGTTGAACCGATGAAGGTCGTGGTAGATAGTCGGTTGCGTATACCTTTGAATGCGAAGCTCTGTCAGCAAGCGGACGCTTTGATAATTTATACAACCAGGGCAACGTTATGCGCCCAAGCCGATAAGGTTGCGCAGCTTGCGGCAAAGGGTATTAAAGTTCATGGGGTTGATTGTGACCCGCAACATAGAGTTAACTTGGTGTCGGTGCTAGCGCATTTAGCATCACACTATCAGTGTAATAATGTCATGCTTGAGTCCGGAGGGGTTTTAGCTGGTGCGATGCTTTCCATTGATTGTGTTGACGAGATTCATTGGTTTAGTGCACCTTTGGTGTTGGGGCAGGACGCACAGAGTTGTTTCGTTACCCAAACCTTAACGCAACTGTCTCAAGCCCCACGTTTAAAACTGGTCGAACAGACAATGTTGGGCGATAATATATACTCGCGTTATCAATTGGAAAAGGAATAG
- a CDS encoding sensor domain-containing diguanylate cyclase has protein sequence MADQQQHLASNLIAIANAMPDPIFVMGRDGTYLDIIGGKERSLYADGHPLIGKNYSQVLPEKMAMRFLNVVQKAIQTQSLQEVEYQLSNAEVQGIEPIGPSGGQWYEARVYPIDGDAYGQPAVIWLAINITQRKHMEEQIEHLSQNDALTGFYNRDFFLNLCDELINKARMNHQALSLIKVDLDCFKNITDGYGHELGDQAILQAAHALEVTCKDLGYIGRLSCDQFMLVLDGVKGVDAFRIAKLAQEKITAQKIRLDENTTTCLTSKAGVTELRETDEDSRHLFNRVQEAIVAIKSSRENTKMA, from the coding sequence ATGGCCGATCAACAGCAACACTTAGCTTCCAATCTTATCGCAATCGCTAATGCCATGCCCGACCCAATCTTTGTTATGGGTCGGGATGGTACTTACCTTGATATCATTGGCGGTAAAGAACGCAGCCTTTATGCCGATGGCCATCCATTAATTGGCAAAAACTACTCGCAGGTATTGCCTGAAAAAATGGCAATGCGTTTTTTAAATGTGGTTCAAAAAGCCATTCAAACCCAATCACTGCAAGAAGTTGAATACCAACTCTCCAACGCCGAAGTACAAGGCATTGAGCCGATAGGTCCAAGCGGAGGGCAATGGTACGAGGCGCGGGTTTATCCTATTGATGGTGACGCCTACGGGCAACCAGCCGTTATTTGGCTGGCGATCAATATCACCCAACGCAAGCACATGGAAGAACAGATTGAACATCTGTCTCAAAACGATGCGTTGACCGGCTTCTACAATCGGGATTTCTTCTTAAATCTTTGCGACGAATTAATTAACAAAGCACGGATGAATCATCAAGCCCTATCACTGATTAAAGTTGACCTCGATTGTTTCAAAAACATTACCGATGGCTATGGTCATGAATTAGGTGATCAAGCCATATTGCAAGCTGCCCACGCACTCGAAGTGACATGCAAAGACTTGGGTTATATTGGCCGCTTAAGTTGTGATCAATTTATGTTAGTCTTAGATGGAGTCAAAGGCGTTGATGCTTTCCGTATCGCAAAATTAGCACAGGAAAAAATCACCGCGCAAAAAATTCGTCTTGACGAAAACACCACAACTTGTTTGACTAGCAAAGCGGGTGTAACTGAATTGCGAGAAACGGATGAAGATAGTCGTCATTTGTTTAATCGCGTGCAGGAAGCGATTGTTGCGATTAAGAGCAGTCGTGAGAATACTAAAATGGCCTAA
- a CDS encoding response regulator, translated as MSDKIKLVLAEDQELVRGAIKSLIEADERFSVVGEAGDGIVAMEMVRATEPDLIVMELALPKLNGFNTISQLKRRHPKVKIMILTSALTPSVWVEALEMGVHGIATKSVAKSSLLDGLVKVVNGNLFVDDVIKPHVMAVIENASPVKKKRSMRKLSVREKQVTKLIAEGFKTKDIAVMLDISDRTVSKHRENLMTKLGATSPAEITHYATDTGLTKVDIVEIE; from the coding sequence ATGTCTGACAAAATAAAACTAGTATTAGCCGAAGATCAAGAGTTGGTTCGTGGGGCTATAAAAAGCCTAATTGAAGCAGATGAAAGGTTTAGTGTCGTCGGAGAAGCGGGTGATGGTATTGTTGCAATGGAAATGGTTCGCGCGACGGAGCCAGACTTGATTGTTATGGAACTGGCATTGCCAAAACTTAATGGCTTTAATACGATTTCACAATTAAAGCGTCGCCATCCAAAAGTAAAAATTATGATATTGACTTCGGCGTTAACGCCCAGTGTTTGGGTTGAGGCTCTTGAAATGGGGGTTCATGGTATTGCAACGAAATCAGTGGCTAAGTCATCTTTATTAGATGGTTTAGTAAAGGTTGTTAACGGTAATTTGTTTGTTGATGATGTTATTAAGCCCCACGTAATGGCCGTCATTGAAAATGCTAGTCCGGTTAAGAAGAAGCGCAGTATGCGCAAGCTTTCTGTTCGTGAAAAGCAAGTGACTAAGTTGATTGCGGAAGGGTTTAAAACCAAGGATATTGCAGTAATGTTGGATATTAGTGACCGTACCGTATCAAAGCATCGTGAAAACTTGATGACGAAACTCGGTGCGACATCACCAGCAGAAATTACTCACTATGCAACAGATACCGGTTTAACAAAGGTCGATATTGTTGAAATTGAGTAG
- a CDS encoding ROK family protein, which translates to MRIGVDLGGTKIEIALINAQHEILYRYREPTIRGNYADTCQQIVKLIHQLELVQGVADLPIGIGIPGTIAKQSGLVKNANSTWLNGQPLLVDLNRALDGRVRIANDANCFALSEALFGHAQGAQSVFGVIIGTGCGGGLVFDGQLIAGVNGIAGEWGHNPLAWQTPEKPEQSHVCYCGQQDCTETYLSGPGWVKRTNQQYQTCWPDAQSVYQAYQQGDSLAQSAFADYSQHLAQGLANVINVFDPEVIVLGGGLSQMSALYESVPRLWCNWVFSDCVDTRLVAPKLGDSSGVLGAACLW; encoded by the coding sequence GTGAGGATTGGCGTAGATTTAGGTGGCACCAAGATTGAAATCGCATTGATTAATGCTCAGCACGAGATTCTTTATCGTTATCGAGAGCCTACTATCCGTGGTAACTATGCTGATACCTGTCAGCAGATTGTAAAACTCATTCATCAACTGGAGCTGGTGCAAGGTGTTGCCGATTTGCCCATTGGTATTGGCATTCCGGGAACTATTGCCAAGCAATCAGGCCTGGTTAAAAACGCCAATTCAACTTGGCTTAATGGGCAACCTTTGTTGGTGGATTTAAATCGTGCATTAGATGGGCGAGTCAGAATTGCCAATGATGCTAATTGCTTCGCTCTTTCTGAAGCGTTATTTGGTCATGCGCAAGGCGCACAGAGCGTATTTGGGGTGATTATTGGTACCGGTTGTGGCGGTGGTTTGGTCTTCGATGGTCAGCTTATAGCTGGGGTGAATGGAATTGCCGGTGAATGGGGTCATAATCCCTTAGCTTGGCAAACTCCCGAAAAACCAGAGCAATCTCATGTTTGTTATTGCGGACAGCAGGATTGTACTGAAACCTATTTATCGGGTCCCGGCTGGGTAAAACGAACCAATCAACAGTATCAAACCTGTTGGCCAGATGCGCAGTCTGTTTATCAAGCCTATCAGCAGGGTGATAGCTTGGCGCAATCCGCTTTTGCGGATTATAGTCAGCATTTAGCGCAGGGGCTAGCAAACGTCATAAACGTCTTTGATCCCGAAGTAATTGTTTTAGGTGGCGGGCTGAGCCAAATGAGCGCGTTATATGAATCGGTACCAAGGCTATGGTGCAATTGGGTTTTTAGTGATTGCGTTGATACCCGCTTAGTTGCACCTAAATTAGGGGATTCAAGTGGCGTGCTGGGTGCGGCTTGCTTGTGGTAA
- the trxA gene encoding thioredoxin — protein MALVNLTADAFDEFIAQHDMIIFDFWAEWCGPCKQFGPVFEAASEQHPNIMFAKVNVEEQPDLANMFQVRSIPTIAFMREKVVVYANPGALPASNFEQGIQEMLNLDMAKVHADVAEMQQQQ, from the coding sequence ATGGCCTTAGTTAATCTAACTGCCGATGCTTTTGATGAATTTATTGCACAGCATGATATGATCATTTTCGATTTTTGGGCTGAATGGTGCGGACCATGCAAACAGTTTGGACCCGTATTTGAAGCGGCCTCTGAACAACACCCCAATATTATGTTCGCTAAAGTCAATGTAGAAGAGCAACCAGACCTGGCGAATATGTTTCAGGTACGTTCTATTCCAACCATTGCATTTATGCGTGAAAAAGTGGTGGTTTACGCCAACCCCGGTGCTTTACCTGCTAGTAATTTCGAACAAGGTATCCAAGAAATGTTGAACCTTGATATGGCTAAAGTGCATGCCGATGTGGCTGAAATGCAACAGCAGCAATAA
- a CDS encoding riboflavin synthase: protein MFTGIIAAVGHIKAIEPKNGDWRLTLATGSLALSDVQLGDSIATNGVCLTAIELGADFFVADVSAETLGVTTLGSMKVGSRVNLEKALRLADRLGGHLVSGHVDGVGEVLRVSQDARSWRFVISAPNTIAHYIAHKGSVCINGISLTVNHVDGHTFDVNIVPHTMDNTTIVDWQVGTQLNLEVDLLARYLERLLQGQQAPAPSKITADFLASSGY, encoded by the coding sequence ATGTTTACAGGGATTATTGCGGCAGTTGGGCATATCAAGGCGATTGAACCGAAAAATGGCGATTGGCGATTAACTCTGGCAACGGGTTCATTGGCTCTGTCGGATGTTCAGTTGGGCGATAGTATTGCAACCAATGGTGTTTGTTTAACCGCCATTGAGTTAGGCGCTGATTTTTTTGTCGCGGATGTTTCGGCTGAAACCCTTGGGGTAACAACGCTGGGTTCCATGAAGGTTGGTTCTCGTGTTAATTTAGAAAAAGCCCTGCGTTTAGCCGATCGTTTAGGTGGTCATCTGGTTAGTGGACATGTTGATGGGGTCGGAGAGGTGCTTCGCGTGTCACAAGACGCTCGATCATGGCGTTTTGTCATCTCGGCCCCCAACACTATTGCGCACTATATTGCGCACAAAGGATCGGTTTGTATTAATGGTATTAGCTTGACAGTTAACCATGTTGATGGGCATACCTTTGACGTCAATATTGTGCCACATACTATGGACAATACCACTATCGTTGATTGGCAGGTTGGAACACAGCTTAACCTAGAGGTTGACTTGTTAGCGCGTTACCTTGAGCGGTTACTTCAAGGGCAGCAAGCTCCAGCGCCATCAAAGATTACGGCTGATTTTTTAGCTAGCAGCGGATATTAA
- a CDS encoding class II fumarate hydratase — protein MTNTRTVHDSMGAMTLPENALYGAQTQRAIENFPISHQPMPKPFILALAEVKLACAKANHQLGLMSDQQLNAIEQAVKHILCQQPMDAFPVDVFQTGSGTSSNMNMNEVISTLAEQLVNVSIHPNDHVNMSQSSNDVIPTALHVSANRLMSEQLLPAINHLIEVLANKELAVVGIVKTGRTHLMDAMPITLSQELSGWRAQLSQNLTRLTQTQQRLKALALGGTAVGTGINAPTNFSATFCKHLSEMHQDTYQPMDNFFVGLSSQDTVLELSGQLNVLAASLMKIANDLRWMNSGPLAGLAEIQLPALQPGSSIMPGKVNPVIPEAVAMVCAQVTGNHTAITIGAQSGNFQLNVMLPMITYNLLNAIEWLSNAMYQLADKAIQNFKVNLSQLDHALAINPILVTALNGVVGYEKGAEIAKTAYQTGQAVIDVAEQLTDLDRDTLMKLLDPKRLTEGGTPGL, from the coding sequence ATGACCAATACTCGCACCGTCCACGACAGTATGGGCGCCATGACACTCCCAGAAAATGCACTCTATGGCGCACAAACGCAACGAGCCATCGAGAATTTCCCAATCAGCCACCAGCCAATGCCAAAACCATTTATTTTGGCATTGGCTGAGGTTAAACTCGCTTGCGCAAAAGCCAATCATCAACTAGGACTCATGTCCGACCAACAGCTTAATGCCATCGAGCAAGCCGTCAAACATATTTTGTGTCAACAACCAATGGACGCATTTCCAGTAGATGTTTTCCAAACAGGTTCTGGCACGAGTTCAAACATGAACATGAACGAAGTAATATCAACACTCGCAGAACAACTCGTTAATGTCAGCATCCACCCTAATGATCATGTCAACATGAGTCAAAGTTCAAATGACGTGATACCAACGGCTTTGCACGTTAGCGCTAATCGCTTGATGAGCGAACAACTTCTACCGGCCATTAACCACCTGATTGAAGTTTTAGCAAATAAAGAGTTAGCCGTGGTCGGTATTGTTAAAACAGGTCGTACGCATTTAATGGATGCAATGCCTATTACGCTATCCCAAGAATTATCCGGCTGGCGAGCACAGCTATCTCAAAATCTGACTCGTTTAACTCAAACTCAACAACGTCTAAAAGCACTTGCGCTTGGTGGCACAGCCGTCGGAACAGGTATTAACGCACCGACCAATTTTTCAGCAACCTTTTGCAAGCACCTCAGCGAGATGCACCAAGATACATACCAGCCAATGGATAATTTCTTTGTCGGCTTAAGTAGTCAAGACACGGTGTTGGAGTTGAGTGGCCAACTTAATGTTCTTGCGGCCAGTTTAATGAAAATTGCCAATGATTTACGCTGGATGAACTCGGGTCCTCTCGCTGGTTTGGCCGAAATTCAATTGCCGGCTTTGCAACCGGGGAGCTCTATTATGCCAGGCAAGGTAAACCCGGTTATACCAGAAGCTGTGGCAATGGTTTGCGCGCAGGTCACGGGCAACCATACCGCGATTACTATTGGAGCACAGTCTGGAAATTTTCAACTCAACGTAATGCTGCCGATGATCACCTATAATCTTTTAAACGCTATTGAATGGTTAAGCAACGCTATGTATCAACTTGCTGATAAAGCCATTCAAAATTTTAAGGTAAATTTAAGCCAGCTCGATCACGCCCTTGCTATTAACCCAATCCTAGTCACGGCTCTTAATGGTGTGGTAGGCTATGAAAAAGGTGCTGAAATTGCCAAAACCGCTTATCAAACAGGGCAAGCAGTTATTGATGTAGCTGAACAGCTCACTGACCTTGATCGCGACACCTTAATGAAACTTTTAGACCCTAAACGTTTAACAGAGGGCGGTACACCCGGCCTTTAA
- the glyA gene encoding serine hydroxymethyltransferase translates to MFNQTMTIAGYDDDVAVAIAKEAQRQEDHIELIASENYTSPRIMEAQGSVLTNKYAEGYPGKRYYGGCEHVDVVEALAIERAKQLFGADYANVQPHSGSQANAPVFMALLEPGDTVLGMSLAHGGHLTHGAKVNFSGKIYNAVQYGLNPETGEIDYEQVEALAKEHNPKLIIAGFSAYSQIVDWQRFRDIADMVGAYLLVDMAHIAGLVAAGVYPNPVQIADVTTTTTHKTLRGPRGGLILAKANPDIEKKLNSLVFPGTQGGPLMHVIAAKAIAFKEAMEPAFKTYAQQVVTNAQTMAEVVMARGLDVVSGGTKNHLFLVSLIEKGLTGKLVDAALGDAHITINKNSVPNDPMSPFVTSGIRIGTAAITTRGFKEAECKELAGWICDVIDACDQANETWDQVVIDQIRQKVTALCARFPVYQA, encoded by the coding sequence ATGTTTAACCAAACCATGACGATTGCTGGATATGATGATGATGTAGCTGTGGCTATTGCTAAAGAGGCCCAGCGTCAAGAAGACCATATAGAGCTTATTGCTTCTGAGAACTATACCAGCCCGCGTATTATGGAAGCGCAAGGTTCCGTTCTTACCAACAAATATGCGGAAGGTTATCCAGGAAAACGTTATTACGGTGGTTGTGAACATGTTGATGTGGTTGAAGCCTTAGCTATTGAGCGAGCGAAGCAATTGTTTGGCGCTGATTATGCAAACGTTCAGCCGCATTCGGGCTCGCAAGCTAATGCGCCTGTATTTATGGCTTTATTAGAGCCAGGTGATACGGTTCTGGGTATGAGCTTAGCGCATGGCGGTCACTTAACCCATGGTGCGAAAGTTAATTTCTCGGGTAAAATCTATAATGCGGTTCAATACGGTCTAAACCCTGAGACAGGGGAAATCGATTATGAGCAAGTTGAAGCTCTCGCCAAAGAACATAACCCCAAGTTAATTATTGCCGGTTTTTCTGCCTACTCGCAAATTGTTGATTGGCAACGTTTCCGTGATATTGCAGACATGGTCGGCGCGTATTTGTTAGTGGATATGGCTCACATTGCAGGACTGGTGGCGGCGGGTGTTTATCCCAACCCGGTGCAAATCGCTGATGTAACAACGACTACAACGCACAAAACCTTGCGCGGCCCTCGTGGTGGCTTAATCTTAGCTAAAGCTAACCCAGATATAGAGAAGAAACTAAATTCTTTGGTGTTCCCGGGTACGCAGGGTGGCCCATTAATGCATGTTATTGCTGCGAAAGCGATTGCGTTTAAAGAGGCGATGGAGCCCGCTTTCAAAACCTATGCACAGCAAGTGGTTACCAATGCCCAGACCATGGCTGAGGTGGTCATGGCACGTGGTTTAGACGTCGTTTCTGGCGGCACAAAAAACCATTTATTTTTGGTTAGCTTAATTGAAAAAGGTCTAACGGGTAAATTGGTAGACGCCGCACTAGGCGATGCGCACATTACTATCAACAAAAATTCGGTACCAAATGATCCTATGTCGCCATTTGTAACCAGTGGTATTCGTATTGGTACGGCGGCTATTACTACTCGAGGCTTTAAAGAAGCGGAGTGTAAGGAATTAGCAGGCTGGATTTGTGATGTGATTGATGCCTGTGATCAAGCTAATGAAACCTGGGATCAGGTTGTTATCGACCAGATCCGTCAAAAAGTGACTGCTTTGTGTGCTCGTTTCCCGGTATACCAGGCCTAG
- the ettA gene encoding energy-dependent translational throttle protein EttA, translating into MAQFVYTMNRVGKVVPPSKYILKDISLSFFPGAKIGVLGLNGSGKSTLLRIMAGIDTDIVGEARPQPGIKVGYLPQEPQLDPSKDVRGNVEEAVADIKQAMADLDAIYAAYAEPDADFDKLAIKQAEIEDKIQAMDGHNLERALEIAADALRLPAWDADVTKLSGGERRRVALCRLLLSKPDMLLLDEPTNHLDAESIAWLERFLLEFPGTVVAITHDRYFLDNAAQWILELDRGQGIPYEGNYSSWLEQKEQRLEQEAKQEVARLKTIKQELEWVRANPKGRHAKSKARMARFEELSSVENQKRNETNEIFIPVAERLGEKVIEVNHIKKGFGDRLLIEDLHFKLPQGGIVGIIGPNGAGKSTLFKMLTGQEQPDSGEIVFGDTVQLSYVDQSRDALDDTKTVWEEISGGDEIFMVGNFEVNTRAYCSRFNFKGGDQQKRIGELSGGERNRVHLAKTLRKGGNVLLLDEPTNDLDVETLRALEQALLDFAGCAVVISHDRWFLDRIATHMLAFEGDSHVEWFEGNFTDYEADLKRRKGAEAAQPHRIKYKPIKV; encoded by the coding sequence ATGGCTCAATTTGTTTACACCATGAACCGAGTAGGTAAAGTGGTTCCCCCGTCAAAATACATCCTAAAAGATATTTCATTATCATTTTTTCCTGGTGCCAAAATTGGTGTTCTGGGTTTAAACGGATCGGGTAAATCCACCCTACTGCGAATTATGGCCGGTATTGACACCGATATCGTGGGTGAAGCGCGCCCTCAACCTGGCATTAAAGTGGGTTACTTACCCCAAGAGCCCCAACTCGATCCGAGTAAAGACGTGCGCGGGAATGTTGAAGAAGCGGTCGCTGACATAAAACAAGCCATGGCCGATTTGGACGCAATTTATGCCGCTTATGCTGAACCTGATGCCGATTTTGACAAACTCGCCATTAAACAAGCGGAGATTGAAGATAAAATTCAAGCCATGGATGGACATAACCTAGAACGCGCGCTTGAAATTGCTGCTGATGCCTTGCGCCTTCCGGCCTGGGATGCGGATGTGACCAAATTATCGGGTGGTGAACGACGCCGAGTTGCCTTGTGTCGCTTGCTCCTATCCAAACCTGACATGCTGTTACTCGATGAGCCGACCAACCATTTAGATGCCGAATCGATTGCTTGGCTGGAGCGCTTTTTACTAGAGTTCCCTGGTACCGTTGTCGCAATTACCCATGACCGCTACTTCCTCGATAATGCCGCGCAGTGGATTTTAGAGCTCGACCGTGGCCAAGGTATCCCCTATGAGGGCAACTACTCTTCTTGGTTAGAGCAAAAAGAGCAACGCCTGGAACAAGAAGCCAAACAAGAAGTTGCACGTTTAAAAACCATTAAACAAGAATTGGAATGGGTACGCGCCAATCCCAAAGGCCGTCACGCCAAATCAAAAGCGCGTATGGCACGCTTCGAAGAACTCAGCAGTGTTGAAAATCAAAAGCGCAACGAAACCAACGAAATCTTTATTCCAGTCGCTGAACGGCTTGGTGAAAAAGTCATCGAAGTCAACCACATCAAAAAAGGCTTTGGTGACCGCCTGCTGATTGAAGACTTACATTTTAAATTGCCACAAGGTGGTATTGTGGGGATTATTGGGCCCAACGGCGCCGGTAAATCAACGCTCTTTAAAATGCTGACTGGACAAGAACAACCCGATAGTGGCGAGATTGTGTTTGGTGACACCGTGCAACTCTCTTATGTTGATCAAAGTCGAGATGCTCTGGACGACACTAAAACGGTTTGGGAAGAAATTTCAGGCGGTGACGAGATTTTTATGGTGGGCAATTTTGAAGTCAATACACGAGCCTATTGTTCACGATTCAACTTCAAAGGTGGCGATCAACAAAAACGGATTGGAGAGCTTTCTGGTGGTGAACGTAATCGCGTACACTTGGCCAAAACCTTGCGCAAAGGTGGTAATGTATTACTGCTTGACGAACCTACTAATGATTTAGATGTTGAAACCCTGCGCGCATTAGAACAAGCCTTACTTGATTTTGCGGGCTGTGCCGTTGTTATATCACATGACCGTTGGTTTCTTGATCGGATCGCTACGCACATGTTGGCCTTTGAAGGTGATTCTCATGTTGAATGGTTCGAAGGCAACTTCACCGATTATGAAGCTGACTTAAAACGTCGTAAAGGGGCTGAAGCCGCACAACCACACCGTATTAAATACAAACCTATTAAAGTTTAA
- a CDS encoding DsrE family protein, with translation MKNWLKTLAIALTLGLASTAGHAADEGAKVVYHVDFSDVTRYSATLTSINNIMNAYENELMDADVHLVFVGFGLRFVTDDGLSGTPYEHDAALLERRDELKGRLDALMNSRGVQVKLCDHTRNEINLDPAKIYDGVQLVGSGVFDIAILQSQGYAYLKIQ, from the coding sequence ATGAAAAACTGGTTAAAAACCCTAGCTATTGCTCTGACACTTGGACTGGCAAGCACTGCTGGTCATGCCGCCGATGAGGGTGCAAAAGTTGTTTATCATGTTGATTTTAGTGATGTCACCCGCTATTCAGCCACTCTTACATCAATCAATAACATCATGAATGCCTACGAAAATGAGCTTATGGACGCCGATGTGCATTTAGTGTTTGTTGGTTTTGGGTTACGTTTTGTGACCGATGATGGCTTAAGCGGCACACCTTATGAACATGATGCCGCACTACTAGAGCGTCGCGATGAGTTAAAAGGTCGTCTTGACGCCCTAATGAATTCACGTGGTGTACAAGTAAAGCTCTGTGATCATACGCGTAATGAAATTAACCTTGACCCAGCCAAGATCTACGATGGCGTTCAGTTGGTTGGCTCAGGCGTTTTTGATATTGCAATCTTGCAAAGTCAAGGCTATGCCTATCTAAAAATCCAATAA